The following coding sequences are from one Methanohalophilus halophilus window:
- the crcB gene encoding fluoride efflux transporter CrcB has protein sequence MEYRDITNLFVIGIGGFLGAVCRYGTSTVIPGAGGTLVLNVLGSFLLGLLLFYSDYIGYLTPRIRIFAGIGFLGAFTTFSTFIVQTVQMQPVDGFANIMINLLPGLFAIFLARGVVIYIGGE, from the coding sequence ATGGAATACCGGGATATTACCAATCTCTTTGTAATAGGAATTGGTGGATTCCTGGGAGCTGTATGCAGATATGGCACGTCCACCGTTATCCCGGGAGCCGGGGGGACGCTGGTTTTGAATGTGCTGGGAAGTTTCCTGCTGGGATTGTTACTGTTCTACTCTGACTATATCGGTTACCTGACCCCACGCATCCGCATCTTTGCAGGAATCGGGTTTTTAGGCGCATTCACCACATTCTCCACATTCATTGTACAGACTGTGCAAATGCAGCCTGTAGACGGGTTTGCAAACATAATGATAAATCTGCTACCCGGCCTATTTGCAATTTTTCTTGCAAGAGGGGTGGTAATATACATCGGAGGCGAGTGA
- a CDS encoding YhbY family RNA-binding protein yields MDKDKIRKFRSEATHLKPILTLGKKGIDDAVVTELKKQIKANHLVKVKILKSFPGESMDSIAEELASLTSTTLIDVRGRAIVLYR; encoded by the coding sequence ATGGATAAGGATAAAATAAGGAAATTTAGGTCAGAAGCAACTCACCTGAAACCCATTCTCACGCTGGGTAAAAAAGGAATTGATGATGCGGTTGTAACTGAATTGAAAAAACAAATTAAAGCCAATCATCTTGTCAAGGTAAAAATCCTCAAAAGTTTCCCCGGCGAAAGTATGGATTCAATTGCAGAGGAACTGGCCTCTCTTACATCCACGACCCTGATAGATGTGCGTGGAAGGGCGATAGTCCTCTACAGGTAA
- a CDS encoding MogA/MoaB family molybdenum cofactor biosynthesis protein has product MSSSTKEHKKGTDKAHAFSLVTISTSRFDTYGSTESPSAVDDVSGQLMSDLIEAAHNKVLCYSLVADNIADIRKEVLSAIFNGADVVITTGGTGLSACDVTIEALCPLFEKELEGFGELFRLKSLDQIGSATILSRATAGIIQGCAVFCLPGSPKAVELAIEEIVLPEAGHIVKHARS; this is encoded by the coding sequence ATGAGCTCAAGTACCAAAGAGCATAAAAAAGGGACTGATAAAGCACATGCTTTTAGTCTTGTAACCATCTCAACTTCTCGTTTTGATACGTATGGGTCTACAGAATCCCCTTCTGCTGTGGATGATGTCTCGGGGCAACTAATGTCAGATCTTATAGAGGCTGCCCATAACAAAGTATTATGCTACAGTCTTGTGGCAGATAATATCGCAGATATAAGAAAAGAAGTCCTGTCAGCGATATTTAATGGAGCCGATGTTGTGATTACTACCGGTGGCACAGGATTGTCTGCTTGCGATGTGACCATAGAAGCCCTTTGCCCGCTATTTGAAAAAGAACTTGAAGGATTCGGAGAACTTTTCCGCCTTAAAAGTCTGGATCAGATAGGGTCTGCCACAATATTGAGCAGGGCAACTGCAGGCATCATACAGGGTTGTGCTGTATTCTGCCTTCCTGGTTCGCCAAAGGCAGTGGAACTTGCAATTGAGGAAATCGTACTTCCTGAAGCAGGGCATATAGTAAAACATGCAAGATCATGA
- a CDS encoding DUF531 domain-containing protein translates to MQTLGIVNTYDRIKVLDAHYRAIARAAPICKIFGFSLALFDFPFDMEKDELVKYVVEKTTIGESGAYLQQLNEDHHFFVQDLAKKGFPAHFGKPVATTSRADESKRMTAMDAAQGIMHHDSYLFLVGLGRKGLPKSITKQAPNHLDISSEGTSCETCTAMGAIPAYIMGVVEGIKSTNHKSHNSFKHFPDYSYNES, encoded by the coding sequence ATGCAGACCCTTGGAATTGTCAATACTTATGATCGTATAAAGGTCCTTGATGCCCATTATAGGGCCATTGCCCGGGCAGCCCCGATTTGCAAGATATTCGGCTTTAGTCTTGCCCTTTTTGATTTTCCTTTTGATATGGAAAAAGATGAACTTGTGAAGTACGTTGTGGAAAAAACAACAATAGGAGAATCAGGAGCCTATCTGCAACAGCTCAATGAAGACCATCATTTTTTTGTACAGGACCTTGCGAAAAAAGGTTTTCCGGCACATTTTGGTAAACCTGTTGCAACCACTTCCAGGGCCGATGAATCAAAGAGAATGACAGCTATGGATGCTGCACAGGGAATAATGCATCACGATTCCTATCTTTTCCTTGTAGGCCTGGGCAGGAAAGGATTGCCAAAATCAATTACAAAACAGGCTCCTAACCACCTTGATATAAGTAGTGAGGGTACTTCCTGTGAGACTTGCACGGCTATGGGGGCAATCCCTGCATATATCATGGGCGTAGTCGAGGGAATAAAGAGTACTAACCATAAATCCCATAACTCTTTTAAGCACTTTCCTGATTATTCATACAATGAATCCTAA
- a CDS encoding 50S ribosomal protein L16, which translates to MTRKPASMYRNIKQRSYTRRKYMGGVPGSQVIHYDMGNKTADFQVKMSLISEEKCQMRHTALEAARISANRHMISKVGRISYHFKLRVYPHEVLRENKQATGAGADRVSSGMRKAFGKAVGTAARVSAGQKIFTVSVNKKNFKHAKAALKRAGQKLPTPIRIVVDEGAELVQ; encoded by the coding sequence ATGACAAGAAAACCAGCAAGTATGTACAGGAACATTAAACAGCGCTCATATACACGCAGAAAGTACATGGGTGGTGTTCCGGGAAGTCAGGTAATACACTACGACATGGGAAATAAGACTGCAGATTTCCAGGTCAAGATGTCACTTATATCTGAAGAGAAATGTCAGATGAGACACACAGCTCTCGAAGCAGCAAGGATTTCAGCTAACAGGCATATGATCTCCAAAGTAGGCCGTATCAGTTACCATTTCAAATTAAGAGTTTACCCTCACGAGGTCCTGAGAGAAAACAAACAGGCAACTGGTGCAGGTGCAGACCGTGTATCCAGTGGTATGAGAAAAGCATTCGGAAAAGCTGTAGGTACTGCAGCAAGAGTCTCTGCTGGGCAGAAGATATTCACTGTTTCTGTCAACAAGAAGAATTTCAAGCATGCTAAAGCTGCACTTAAAAGAGCAGGACAGAAACTTCCAACACCAATAAGAATTGTTGTTGATGAAGGCGCAGAGCTGGTACAATAA
- a CDS encoding translation initiation factor IF-2 subunit beta has product MEDYESLLDRAMENLPETETTDERFVIPEPKIYFEGKTTVLDNFAQIRSVLNRDADHLMKYLTRELGTAGKVEGGKAIFQGKFPIQAIKSNINAYADEYVICSECNRPDTELVKVDRVLMMKCAACGAHRPVKKRKATAPTPESALEEGKEYEVKIDAVGSKGDGIAKMAKFTIFVPGTAKGDVLKIRIKKISGNLAFAEKA; this is encoded by the coding sequence ATGGAAGACTATGAATCCTTGCTTGACCGGGCAATGGAAAACCTGCCGGAAACCGAAACAACAGATGAACGTTTTGTAATTCCGGAACCCAAGATTTATTTTGAGGGAAAAACAACGGTACTGGACAATTTTGCACAGATCAGAAGTGTCCTTAACCGTGACGCAGATCATCTGATGAAATACCTCACAAGGGAACTGGGTACCGCCGGCAAGGTCGAAGGTGGCAAGGCCATATTCCAGGGGAAGTTCCCTATCCAGGCTATCAAGTCCAACATAAATGCCTATGCTGATGAATATGTCATATGTTCGGAATGCAACAGGCCAGATACGGAACTTGTGAAAGTTGACAGAGTACTCATGATGAAATGTGCCGCATGTGGTGCACACAGGCCTGTCAAGAAAAGGAAAGCCACTGCACCTACCCCCGAATCCGCCCTTGAAGAAGGGAAGGAATATGAAGTCAAGATTGATGCTGTTGGTTCCAAGGGAGACGGAATCGCCAAGATGGCAAAATTCACTATTTTCGTTCCTGGTACTGCCAAGGGCGATGTCTTAAAGATCAGGATCAAAAAGATTAGTGGAAACCTGGCATTTGCAGAAAAGGCATGA
- a CDS encoding DUF190 domain-containing protein: MQSKILTIYLSENDTYKGKSAHQAIIEFLLENDVAGATAIKGIEGYGVHSIIHKTSILRLGMDLPIIVQAVDEEEKLRNTLPELKKMIPDELIVMQDVEILAGEKRS; the protein is encoded by the coding sequence ATGCAATCCAAAATACTGACAATTTATCTTAGTGAAAATGATACATACAAAGGCAAAAGTGCCCACCAGGCCATCATCGAATTCTTGCTTGAAAATGATGTGGCTGGTGCCACCGCAATCAAGGGGATTGAGGGATATGGTGTACACAGTATAATCCATAAGACAAGTATCCTCAGACTTGGAATGGACCTCCCGATCATAGTACAGGCCGTGGATGAAGAAGAAAAGTTGCGTAACACCCTGCCTGAACTCAAGAAAATGATTCCTGATGAACTCATTGTGATGCAGGATGTGGAAATCCTGGCAGGGGAAAAAAGGAGTTAA
- a CDS encoding fluoride efflux transporter FluC, whose protein sequence is MYPTGYLLVGIGGFIGAILRYMVAGITPKKGDMPTGTLTVNIIGTTILSYLTYSHSLQHLYLLNIGILGSFTTFSTFTYESFTLLEQQANRSFLTNIMLNCVCCMLGAGLGQLMANLI, encoded by the coding sequence ATGTATCCAACAGGTTATTTACTTGTTGGCATCGGTGGGTTTATTGGTGCAATCCTCAGGTATATGGTCGCAGGAATAACCCCGAAAAAAGGAGATATGCCCACAGGTACACTCACAGTAAATATAATTGGTACAACAATACTCTCATATCTTACATATTCCCATTCCTTGCAGCATCTTTACCTGTTGAATATAGGTATTCTGGGTTCATTCACCACTTTTTCCACTTTTACGTATGAATCATTTACACTCCTGGAGCAACAGGCAAACCGGAGTTTCCTTACAAATATAATGCTTAACTGTGTGTGCTGCATGCTCGGTGCCGGACTCGGGCAGTTAATGGCAAACTTAATTTAA
- a CDS encoding GNAT family N-acetyltransferase: MHLTQDITICQAAPDDRATIDSLLSTYFLDGEDLDTGDFLLARVDDKIVGTVAFVRDNIEELHSVAVHPSFRKKGIGALLVSSALDLSLSSAVYARTTATSFFRKSGFIEVILPSREELWDDCAYCEYLENCSQHVMVWRRE, translated from the coding sequence ATGCATCTTACCCAGGACATTACAATTTGTCAGGCTGCTCCGGATGATAGGGCAACGATAGATTCTTTGCTCTCTACCTATTTTCTCGATGGGGAAGATCTGGATACAGGAGATTTTTTGCTGGCAAGAGTTGATGATAAGATAGTGGGCACAGTAGCATTTGTAAGGGATAACATTGAGGAGTTACATAGTGTTGCAGTTCACCCTTCATTCAGGAAAAAAGGAATAGGTGCTTTGCTGGTCTCAAGTGCTCTGGACCTCTCATTGAGCAGTGCAGTATATGCAAGAACCACGGCCACATCCTTTTTCAGGAAATCAGGTTTTATTGAAGTAATCCTTCCTTCCAGAGAAGAATTGTGGGATGATTGTGCATACTGTGAATACCTGGAAAATTGCAGCCAGCATGTGATGGTGTGGAGGAGAGAATAA
- a CDS encoding tryptophan--tRNA ligase, whose translation MNVKLDPWGSSNIDDYSKLFDEFGIQRFDELLPRIEQPSAYMRRKIIFGHRDYDMITRAMKDNDPFAVMSGFMPSGKVHLGGKMVMDQIIWHQQMGGEAFVGIADREAYSVRGFSWEKCKQIGIEEYILSLIALGFEPDGHIYFQSQSKNVKDLAFELGVKANFSELSAIYGFNGQTNIAHMVSALSQSADILQPELEEFGGPKPTVVPAGADQDPHMRLTRGLANKMNMFLIEERTDKNNIPFVSVRSKTAPADALEEVSEALPWDTKLFEGHVDIFGVDDLTKLKEITMEVEMNNGGYGFLPPASTYHRFMSGLQGGKMSSSIPDSLIALTDDPDDAARKVKKAKTGGRMTLKEQKELGGQPDECSVYELLVFHLSDDDGELAQIHSECLDGIRMCGSCKGLAAERMAGFLKDHQEKRELARERLEEYGL comes from the coding sequence ATGAATGTGAAACTAGATCCATGGGGCTCGTCAAATATCGACGACTATTCGAAATTGTTCGATGAATTTGGAATACAGCGTTTTGATGAACTCCTGCCCCGGATCGAGCAACCCAGCGCTTACATGAGAAGGAAGATTATCTTTGGCCACAGGGATTATGACATGATAACCCGGGCCATGAAAGACAATGACCCGTTTGCGGTAATGAGCGGATTCATGCCTTCCGGAAAAGTCCATCTCGGAGGAAAAATGGTCATGGACCAGATCATCTGGCACCAGCAGATGGGTGGTGAGGCTTTTGTGGGTATTGCCGACAGGGAAGCATATTCAGTCCGGGGATTTTCCTGGGAAAAATGTAAACAGATTGGAATTGAAGAATATATTCTTAGCCTGATTGCCCTGGGATTTGAACCAGATGGGCATATTTATTTCCAGTCCCAATCCAAAAATGTAAAGGATCTAGCCTTTGAACTGGGTGTCAAGGCAAATTTCTCAGAACTCAGTGCCATCTATGGCTTCAATGGCCAGACCAATATAGCACATATGGTCAGTGCACTTTCCCAGAGTGCGGATATTCTCCAGCCCGAACTTGAAGAATTCGGCGGACCCAAGCCGACAGTTGTTCCCGCGGGAGCCGATCAGGACCCTCACATGAGACTTACGCGGGGACTGGCAAACAAGATGAATATGTTCCTTATCGAAGAGAGGACGGATAAGAATAACATACCTTTTGTCAGCGTCCGCAGCAAGACCGCACCTGCTGATGCACTTGAAGAGGTATCAGAGGCGTTGCCCTGGGATACGAAACTGTTCGAGGGACATGTGGATATTTTTGGCGTGGATGACCTGACCAAACTTAAGGAAATCACAATGGAAGTCGAAATGAACAACGGTGGATATGGATTCCTTCCACCGGCTTCGACCTATCATCGATTTATGTCTGGATTGCAGGGCGGCAAGATGTCAAGCAGTATACCTGACAGCCTGATAGCCCTTACAGATGATCCGGATGATGCCGCCCGCAAGGTAAAGAAAGCAAAGACGGGTGGACGTATGACCCTGAAAGAACAAAAGGAACTCGGGGGACAGCCCGACGAATGTTCTGTCTATGAGTTACTCGTATTCCATCTTAGTGACGATGACGGGGAACTGGCACAGATCCATTCCGAATGTTTGGATGGCATTCGCATGTGCGGAAGTTGCAAGGGCCTGGCAGCAGAACGCATGGCAGGATTTTTAAAAGACCATCAGGAAAAAAGGGAACTGGCACGCGAGAGACTTGAAGAATACGGACTCTGA
- a CDS encoding RAD55 family ATPase, whose translation MTSYSLGIEELDSIIGEIREGSNLMVIGPPMSGKEDVAYHILKHGLKRQESSVIVSTREPGEHVLEWFTSFDKTIPVSNIGIVDCVTKTLGMAAEDTENIKRASSPVDLTGIGVRISQFFEQFWMKRQISHNILCINSVSTILMYSNIQTVFRFMHVFTGRIKAIKGLGLFVVEDQMHDSRTIATLKQLYDGMIEVQEENGSHYLRAVGISSKPTPWYEYLVEDGSISIQGIKED comes from the coding sequence ATGACATCCTATTCACTGGGTATTGAAGAACTGGATAGTATTATCGGGGAAATCCGTGAAGGAAGCAATTTGATGGTGATAGGTCCTCCTATGAGCGGAAAGGAAGATGTTGCATATCATATCCTTAAACACGGTCTCAAAAGGCAAGAATCTTCGGTCATAGTTTCTACAAGAGAACCGGGTGAGCATGTTCTGGAATGGTTCACCTCCTTTGACAAAACCATACCTGTATCCAATATCGGGATTGTGGATTGTGTAACAAAGACACTGGGGATGGCGGCTGAAGATACTGAGAACATAAAACGTGCTTCAAGTCCTGTGGACCTTACCGGTATAGGTGTTCGAATAAGTCAGTTTTTTGAACAATTCTGGATGAAACGCCAGATTTCTCATAATATCCTCTGTATAAATTCTGTCTCGACCATTCTTATGTATTCTAATATCCAGACGGTATTTCGTTTCATGCACGTGTTCACAGGCAGAATCAAAGCCATAAAAGGGCTTGGTTTATTCGTAGTTGAAGACCAGATGCATGACTCCCGCACAATTGCTACCTTAAAACAACTTTATGACGGTATGATCGAGGTACAGGAAGAAAACGGCAGTCATTATCTACGTGCAGTAGGCATATCCTCCAAACCCACTCCCTGGTATGAGTATTTGGTGGAAGATGGTTCGATATCCATTCAGGGCATCAAGGAAGACTGA
- a CDS encoding DUF362 domain-containing protein, whose product MNPNRVALVRCVDYSTSKQAVREAIDLLGCFDEIKAGMRILIKPNVLAARKPEDAATTHPSLVRAVCELVREAGAHPVVGDCAGITSAGATAEALEGSGIKQAALEGGGEVVNFQTAGFSKAEPENPLRLNEIYVSDSVLDADYIINLPKLKTHELTTMTGAVKNMFGAVPLRIRKEAHMMADPLVFSEILLDIYNVATPQLSLIDAVVGMEGDGPSRGKPINVGAILASKDGISLDIVAAQLMALDPLSIPSNRVAARIYGDISPQIVGVNVDDIAVPFKKPGPSLLRMLPSRVVQKAGDFFTIRPEIDANKCTACGACVRNCPAEAIHMEKGHAVIDDSKCILCYCCRELCPAAAVKPRKSLLARLL is encoded by the coding sequence ATGAATCCTAACCGGGTAGCATTAGTCAGATGTGTGGATTATTCCACCTCCAAACAGGCAGTAAGGGAGGCAATAGACCTGCTTGGTTGTTTTGATGAAATCAAAGCAGGTATGCGCATCCTGATTAAACCCAATGTACTTGCTGCCCGCAAACCAGAAGATGCGGCTACAACCCATCCTTCTCTTGTTCGTGCAGTATGTGAACTTGTAAGGGAGGCGGGTGCTCATCCTGTTGTAGGGGATTGTGCCGGTATTACATCTGCCGGAGCAACCGCAGAAGCGCTAGAGGGATCCGGTATAAAACAGGCTGCTCTGGAAGGCGGGGGAGAAGTTGTAAATTTCCAGACTGCAGGTTTTAGTAAAGCAGAACCTGAAAATCCCCTGCGTTTGAATGAGATCTATGTGAGTGACAGTGTATTGGATGCTGATTATATTATTAACCTGCCCAAACTCAAGACCCATGAACTCACAACGATGACCGGTGCAGTGAAAAATATGTTCGGTGCCGTTCCCCTGCGCATCAGGAAGGAAGCACATATGATGGCCGATCCTCTGGTTTTCAGTGAAATCCTTCTGGATATTTACAATGTGGCAACCCCGCAACTATCCCTTATTGATGCAGTTGTGGGAATGGAGGGGGATGGTCCCTCCCGGGGTAAACCAATTAATGTAGGTGCAATCCTTGCCTCAAAAGATGGTATTTCCCTGGATATTGTTGCGGCACAATTAATGGCCTTAGATCCCCTTTCAATACCTTCCAACCGTGTAGCAGCCAGAATTTACGGTGATATTTCCCCTCAAATAGTCGGTGTAAACGTGGATGATATTGCAGTCCCTTTCAAAAAACCGGGTCCCAGCCTGTTGAGAATGCTGCCTTCCAGGGTCGTTCAGAAAGCGGGTGATTTTTTCACGATACGGCCTGAAATAGATGCTAATAAGTGTACTGCCTGTGGAGCATGTGTGAGAAATTGCCCTGCAGAAGCCATACATATGGAAAAGGGACACGCTGTCATAGATGATAGTAAATGTATCCTGTGTTATTGCTGCCGGGAATTGTGTCCGGCAGCGGCTGTAAAACCCAGGAAGTCACTGCTAGCCCGACTGCTTTGA
- a CDS encoding radical SAM/SPASM domain-containing protein yields MSVDEKGQGINVFSIPGLNIDLENSNGSLQLNSRGQLKYACSPILKKINERLREEKPVHMGTDRVIASTWLPPIPSGPFKRLLNAEVQHALGRRVPETVSFEITRQCKCNCDHCIISSGEEDLDTETVKKTIDDALDMGAFIIIFTEGDPLLREDIFELIEYVDKERAIVNMYTPGTDMNPQTARKLKEAGLHNLLISIYSTDPEKHNAVRRLEGAFDMATAAIKYGLDAGLLVTMCTHASPKNMDELPQLYDFATEMGVSEFSIWESAPKKKGDAIISSEDRDKVLEMHHKANSTETGPRIFTNSYFEGEMLGCMAAQRWMHICVDGSVKPCPYIPFSFGNIQDQQLKDIWKNMKKVPRFESGDVFCQMQMPQYLELVEKIPDGVVPPYPFDKIE; encoded by the coding sequence ATGTCAGTCGATGAAAAGGGTCAGGGAATCAATGTTTTTTCAATTCCCGGCCTAAACATTGACCTCGAAAATTCAAACGGCTCTTTACAGTTAAATTCCCGGGGCCAGCTTAAATATGCCTGCTCACCTATCCTGAAAAAAATTAATGAAAGATTACGGGAAGAAAAACCCGTACATATGGGCACTGACAGGGTAATTGCTTCTACCTGGCTGCCTCCTATCCCGAGCGGTCCTTTTAAAAGACTCCTTAATGCTGAAGTACAGCATGCTTTGGGGAGACGGGTTCCTGAAACTGTTTCTTTTGAGATCACACGACAATGCAAATGTAATTGTGACCATTGCATTATAAGTAGTGGAGAGGAAGATCTTGACACAGAAACTGTCAAGAAAACCATAGATGATGCTCTTGACATGGGTGCATTCATAATTATTTTTACAGAGGGAGATCCTCTGCTCAGGGAAGATATTTTTGAATTAATAGAGTATGTCGACAAGGAACGTGCAATTGTCAATATGTACACACCTGGAACAGACATGAATCCTCAGACGGCAAGAAAACTAAAGGAAGCGGGGCTGCATAATCTTCTGATCAGTATATACTCCACTGATCCCGAAAAGCACAATGCGGTAAGAAGACTTGAGGGTGCATTTGATATGGCTACAGCTGCCATTAAATATGGGCTTGATGCGGGTTTGTTAGTCACTATGTGCACTCATGCCTCCCCGAAAAATATGGATGAACTCCCACAACTCTATGATTTTGCAACCGAGATGGGAGTGAGCGAATTTTCAATCTGGGAGAGTGCTCCGAAAAAGAAAGGTGATGCTATCATCTCGTCTGAGGACAGGGATAAAGTCCTTGAAATGCACCATAAAGCCAATTCTACAGAAACCGGCCCCAGGATATTTACCAATAGTTATTTTGAAGGTGAGATGTTGGGTTGCATGGCGGCTCAGCGCTGGATGCATATCTGCGTGGACGGGTCGGTCAAGCCCTGCCCGTATATCCCATTCAGTTTTGGAAATATACAGGATCAACAATTAAAAGACATCTGGAAGAACATGAAGAAAGTACCACGGTTTGAATCAGGGGATGTATTCTGCCAGATGCAGATGCCACAATATCTTGAACTTGTGGAAAAGATTCCAGATGGAGTTGTCCCTCCATACCCATTTGACAAAATCGAATAA
- the pheS gene encoding phenylalanine--tRNA ligase subunit alpha: MENLNLTLNEKEVLLFLEQKGTASPADIAEGTSLKIENATQASFLLEEKGLAEVKDEVSEKYCLSSEGVQYAEKGLPERQVLNRIDGPTAIKDLQEMLSPQMVGIATGWLKRKGWASIEKGNIIPAADVSETDDEIALTKLGETAFTLEETGIDQKVMKDLVKRKLVEKEETKSRTITITAEGEKIAASGLELTDDITQLTSRLLKSGEWKNKTFRPYNIDKPPKKVFAAKVHPYQRLIDQMRQIFLEMGFTEIKGDIIQSSFWNFDALFQPQDHPAREMQDTFHLESRSELPDEYLETVCSMHEKGGDIESRGWGGKWDSDVAKRNVLRTHTTSVSIKHLADNPEPPVKAFCIDRAYRRETIDPTHTPEFEQLEGVVMDRNMSFANLLGCLKEFYHRMGFENVRFRPGYFPYTEPSVEPEVYIEELGWVELGGAGIFRKEVTEPLGIKEPVLAWGLGVSRLAMLRLGLKDLRELYQSDIEWLRKSPVCKL; this comes from the coding sequence ATGGAAAACCTCAATCTTACACTGAATGAAAAGGAAGTACTTCTCTTCCTCGAACAAAAAGGTACTGCAAGTCCCGCAGACATAGCCGAGGGAACATCCCTGAAAATAGAGAATGCTACACAGGCCTCCTTTTTACTTGAAGAAAAGGGTCTTGCAGAAGTAAAGGATGAAGTATCGGAAAAGTATTGCCTCAGTTCAGAGGGTGTGCAATATGCTGAAAAGGGCCTCCCAGAAAGACAGGTGCTCAACAGGATCGACGGGCCCACTGCTATAAAGGACTTGCAGGAAATGCTTTCCCCCCAGATGGTGGGAATTGCAACCGGGTGGCTTAAGAGAAAAGGCTGGGCATCCATTGAGAAAGGAAATATCATACCTGCAGCAGATGTATCCGAAACCGATGACGAGATTGCCCTGACAAAACTCGGTGAGACAGCATTTACCCTTGAAGAAACCGGAATTGACCAGAAGGTTATGAAGGACCTGGTCAAACGCAAGCTGGTAGAAAAAGAAGAAACAAAAAGCCGTACTATAACAATTACAGCCGAGGGGGAAAAAATCGCTGCATCAGGCCTTGAGCTCACCGACGATATCACCCAGCTGACCTCCAGGTTGCTCAAGAGCGGGGAATGGAAGAACAAGACTTTTCGCCCCTACAATATCGACAAACCGCCAAAAAAAGTTTTTGCAGCAAAGGTCCATCCCTACCAGCGCCTGATAGACCAGATGCGCCAGATATTCCTGGAAATGGGATTCACTGAAATCAAGGGAGATATTATACAGAGCTCATTCTGGAATTTTGACGCCCTATTCCAGCCACAGGACCACCCTGCCCGGGAAATGCAGGATACATTCCACCTGGAATCCCGGTCAGAGTTGCCTGACGAATACTTGGAAACGGTATGTTCCATGCACGAAAAGGGCGGTGACATTGAATCCAGGGGATGGGGCGGCAAATGGGATAGTGATGTCGCAAAACGCAACGTCTTGCGCACCCATACCACCTCGGTCAGTATCAAACACCTGGCAGATAATCCCGAGCCACCGGTCAAAGCTTTCTGTATAGACCGGGCCTATCGCCGGGAAACAATTGATCCCACACATACCCCTGAATTCGAGCAGCTGGAAGGTGTGGTAATGGACAGGAACATGTCCTTTGCCAACCTGCTGGGATGCCTGAAGGAATTCTATCACAGGATGGGATTCGAGAACGTCAGGTTCAGGCCCGGATACTTCCCCTATACAGAGCCCAGTGTCGAACCCGAGGTTTATATTGAGGAACTGGGTTGGGTTGAGCTCGGCGGTGCCGGAATATTCAGGAAAGAGGTTACTGAGCCCCTTGGCATCAAAGAACCGGTTTTGGCATGGGGCCTGGGTGTCAGCCGCCTGGCAATGCTGAGATTGGGTCTGAAGGACCTGCGCGAATTATACCAGTCCGACATTGAATGGTTGCGCAAAAGCCCTGTCTGCAAACTCTGA
- a CDS encoding ubiquitin-like small modifier protein 1, with protein MAAKKVRLFANVREKAGTSEIEVNGDTVSEILDEIIAKYPNLEELIFEDGKKLRGYINILINGENIQHIEGTDSTITEKDEVAIFPPVSGG; from the coding sequence ATGGCTGCCAAGAAGGTAAGATTGTTTGCCAATGTCAGGGAAAAGGCCGGAACTTCCGAAATAGAGGTCAACGGTGATACCGTTTCTGAGATATTGGATGAAATAATTGCAAAATACCCGAATCTTGAGGAACTTATATTTGAAGATGGCAAAAAACTCAGGGGATATATAAACATCCTGATCAACGGAGAAAATATCCAGCATATTGAAGGTACAGATTCAACTATTACAGAAAAAGATGAAGTCGCCATATTCCCCCCCGTTTCCGGCGGATAA